The region GATCCtgtttaccaagaaattttagagcacttcttgcttccttctgctttttaaagatgctgatttcattatcctgctggaaaatgaaatcagcatctttctgatgctcatctgcattttttggtctcttgtttctcattttcctcttgacaatacgaaaatgagaaacaagagaccaaaaaatgcagatgagctgaaggccactgtcaaagaaacctgggcttccataccaccaaagcagtgccacagactgatcacctccatgtcATGCCGAAGTGAGGccgtaattaaagcaaaagcagccccaaccaagtattgagtacatatacagtaaatgaacatactttccagaaggctaacaattcactaaaaatgttttttttattggtcttatgaaatgttaaaattaaaaaaagaattgttaaatgtgagcccaaatcatcacaattaaaagaaccaaacacttaaactacttcagtctgtatgtactgaatttatataatacacaattttcactaTCTGAGTtgaattacagaaataaatgtacttttccATGACATCATTTATTGAGATGGACCTGTATATTACTGCTATTACTGCTGCAGCTATCGTGGTTTGTCTTTACTGAAGGACAGGGTGAAGAGAGACCAGCAAACGACATTATTTAGAGTCTTAATTCTTTTAACTTTTGGGGTTTTAGTTCAATGCAAGTGATTAAAAGAGCACAAGGTCATCCTTTTCCATTCTTCCTCTGCACTGGGTTGAGAGGATTTgggttcattcagctacaagagcactAGTGAGGtgaggcactgatgttgggtgaggatgCTACATGCTAGCTGCACGTTGGAACATCATCAAGAACATCAGAACAACATCAAGATGTTCAGTGGATTTGAGATCAGGGATCTGTGCCTGAGTTCCTCAACTCCATCCttgacaaaccatgtcttcGGTGTCATTTTGGAACAAATTTGTTGTGCCTCTTAGTTCAGAACAATTCTGGAGCAACCTTTAGGGTGTGAGGGAAAGGTGTCCGTGTACTTTTTCAAACAGTGCAGAAGTCAGTGTCTGCGGGGACCCGCATGTACGTCACTAGTGCGCGTGCCCACGGTCGAGAGCGCGAGGCGCCAGCCGGGGTCTACGGTCTTCGTTTTATTTCGCTCGAGCTAGCTGGTTAaactttgtgttgtttattcAAGACGGGACACGACAGGACACATTTCCGTCAGATACACAGACACCAGGGTCACGAATGAACCTTGGCGCCATGAAGAAGCGAAGAGAAAGTCGCCGTTAGCCGTTAGCTATGTTGTTAGCTGTGTGTTCCTGTATCTGAGGGAAGCACCAccttcatcatcgtcatcagGATTCGGTTCCGCTCACCGAGTCGGTTTAATAATGGCGACTGTTCTGTTCACGCGGTTTGTCTGCCTTTGTAGATACTTGCAGGATCCTTGCCATGTCGCCAGGTTTCAGCAGCTTTGCGGTGTCAGAGGGACGTTTTCCCGCAGATCAGCCGCgacagagaaggacagagacCGGGACATCTGTCCTAACGGTCCGGGGGTGAATCGGTGTGCCGGTGAATCGGACACTGACAGCAAGAAGTGTATGAACCAACACGAAAACGAGGACGTTTCTTTGCTCAGCCCTGgtactgaaacattaaagtccAGAGGAAGAGTAAAGCCTCTACGTAAGAACTCTCTGACTGATGATGTTGGCCAGGAGTTCATCATAGAGAACAAGTTCCTCTTCTACCTCTTCACTATGGGCACTGAACTGGGCAATGAGATGTTCTTCATTGTGTTCTTCCCGTTCCTGATGTGGAACGTAGACGCGTGTGTGAGCAGGCAGGTCATCGTCGTGTGGGTCTGGGTGCTGTTCTTCGGACAGACCACCAAAGACCTGGTGAGGTGGACACGACCCGCGTCGCCGCCCGTAGTCAAAGTGGAGGTCTTCTACAACTTCGAGTACAGCATGCCATCCGTGCATGCCATGACTGGAACCTCTGTCCCTTTCTGCCTCTTCATGCTCACTTACAGCCGCTGGGAGGTAACGCTTAAACCTCGGTATCCTCTACCTGTCAGGGACGAGGGCCATCGTTCAAAAATTGCCAACATTTCAGATCTTGTATACATTCTACCATTGATCGTTTTGAAATTTCATGGAGCGTCCGTGCCGTTTTAGTCGAAATAAGGAACTTCTATGCTAATAATACAACTAAATTTACTTAAATGAATACTGAATGATTGTTGCGTTACGGTTTGCTCTGAcgtttacaaaaaagaaaacattaacactgtttaGTACTGAGATGTTTTCAGGACATTGTTCAGTTTGAAATATAAAGATTGTCAGAGAGATTCACTATATGTTGGAAAATTTgcagacacctgaccatcacacccacgtGTGCTTGTGGACACTCAAGTTTTTCTGCTCCATCCTTGACAAACTGTGTCTTCATGGATCCAGCTGCGTCGCTCTAAAGTTTTTAGCCTTGTAGATCCAgtgaaaaaaaagctgtaatgCTGCAACATACAAAGACACTTTAGATAAATGTGTGCTTTGtgtccaactttgtggcaacagattggggaaaaaacacaattaatatGAGTGTGATGCCCAGATGTTCTTTAGCTCTAAAGTGGGGCCCAGATTTGATTCACACTTTATAAACGTTCTCAAGTCTTCAGTCCTATTTGTAGA is a window of Tachysurus vachellii isolate PV-2020 chromosome 3, HZAU_Pvac_v1, whole genome shotgun sequence DNA encoding:
- the sgpp1a gene encoding sphingosine-1-phosphate phosphatase 1 isoform X1, translating into MATVLFTRFVCLCRYLQDPCHVARFQQLCGVRGTFSRRSAATEKDRDRDICPNGPGVNRCAGESDTDSKKCMNQHENEDVSLLSPGTETLKSRGRVKPLRKNSLTDDVGQEFIIENKFLFYLFTMGTELGNEMFFIVFFPFLMWNVDACVSRQVIVVWVWVLFFGQTTKDLVRWTRPASPPVVKVEVFYNFEYSMPSVHAMTGTSVPFCLFMLTYSRWEYPFLFGLTVAICWSFLVCISRIYMGMHSVLEVITGFLYSLLILAGFLPFLEDIDTFYLSSNMSPGVVLLLHVGLSVLAFALDSWSTSRGDTAQALATGAGGALASHLNQQLSLLHDPPASSLPLKMPAITGAVLGQTLLRLLIGVAVLLAVRAIMKAIAIPVACQLFGVPSNDVRKARQNPGVELTYRFLVYGTVAFCCVFLVPLLFLCLNLS